The sequence GCAAAACCTCGTGCATCATCAACACGATTTCAGCTTCGCAAATCAACGAATCTGTACCCACTACGTCGGCATCGCACTGATAAAATTCGCGGTAACGGCCTTTTTGTGGACGGTCGGCACGCCAAACGGGTTGGATTTGGTAGCGTTTGAACGGAAAAGAAATATCGTTGCGATTCATCACCACGTAACGCGCAAACGGAACGGTCAGGTCGTAGCGCAACGCTTTTTCGGACACTTTTCTGGTCAGTGGCCTGTAGCCTTTGGCCAAATCGTCGGCCTGTACGTCTTTGAGAAAGTCGCCCGAATTGAGTACTTTGAAAATAAGTTGGTCGCCTTCGTCGCCATATTTTCCCGTCAGGACGGAGAGTTTTTCCATTGCGGGGGTTTCCAGTGGCGTAAAGCCAAAGCGTTTGAAAGTCGCTTTAATTGTATCAAAAATAAAATTACGGCGTATCATGGTAGCCGCGCCAAAATCGCGTGTTCCGCTTGGCAGGCTGGGTTTTTCGATGCTCATATTGTCAGGTAAAATCTTTAATAAATCAGGTGCAAAGTAAGCACAAATGCCAGAAATTTTAACAGCCCAACGCGCTGCTTAGCTGAGTTGTTTGCGGAGTTTGTCTATTTCTTTTTGTGCAGATTTTTTTTCATACAAAATCTTGTAAACCGCTTCCATAATCGGCATTTGTGCGCCGTATTTTTGGTTTACCTGATACAAACTTTGTACGGCGTAATAGCCTTCGGCAATCATATTCATTTCCACTTGCGCCGATTTTACGCTGTATCCGCGCCCAATCATGTTCCCGAAAGTTCTGTTACGACTAAATTGCGAATAGGCCGTAACCAGCAAATCGCCCATGTAGGCCGATGAGTTTACGTCGCGCTGAAGCGGAAAACGCGTGTCCAGAAAGCATTTGATTTCTTGCATGGCATTGGAAACCAACACGGCTTGGAAGTTGTCGCCATGATTTAACCCATGACAAATGCCGCAAGCAATGGCCACAATATTTTTGATTACAGCGGCGTATTCCACCCCATAAAGGTCTGTGTTTACAGTCGCTTTGATGTATCGGCAATTGAGCAAAGCGGCAAAGCGTTCGGCAGTTTCTTTTTGGTAGCCTGCAATGGTCAGGTAGGATTGACGCTCTAAGGCCACCTCTTCTGCATGGCAAGGCCCTGCAATAATGCAAAGCTGTTCGGGCGGAACATTATAATATTGCTCAACATAATCCGTCACCAAAATATTGCGTTCGGGAATCATGCCTTTGATGGCCGAAACGATTACTTTTCCTTGCAAATCCTCCGAATCTATGCCTTGCAAGGCACTTTGTACGAAAGCCGCAGGCACAGCCAGCACCACAAAATCAGCTTCGGAAAGCACATATTTCAAATCGCTGTGCGCCTCTACTTTGTGTGTATCTATTTGTACATCAGTCAAATAACTTGGATTATGATGATAATGGCTGATATGCGCCACGTCTTCGGGTTTGCGCAACCACCAACGTATTTTTACGGATTGTTCGCACAAAATTTTAACGATGGCCGTAGCCCAACTGCCACCACCCACAACGGCTACACGTGGCACTGTGTCTAAAGATGTATTCAAAGCTTATTTTAGGCTTATTTGATTGATAATAAGTTATTTATAAATTATTATTTCTGACCAAATCGGCAGATTGTCGGCGCAAAGGTAAATAAAATATCAAGTGCAATGCAGCATGTGTCAGAAAAGCAAAAGGCTTCCTCCGAAAAGAAGAAGCCTTTTGCTAAAAAACATATAGTTAGTGATTAACGATTCTCAAGAATGAGCTGGCGAGTAACCACTTTTTGAGCTGATTTCATTTTCACGAAATACATACCAGCAGGCAAAGCCGTAAGGTTAAATTCTGTGGTATTGTTATCATTAGTGAAAGTTACATTTCTGCTCATTACTTGTTGTCCCAACGCATTAAGTACAGTGATTTCAATTGGTAATTCGTTAGAAGTTTCCACACCAATATTTACCAATCCACCGCTTGGGTTAGGATACAAATTAATGGTTTCTGTCCAGTTATTAGCAAAAGATTCATCACCAAAACGTGGTGCAAGTGTCGCAAAATTAGTTCCATTAACCCAAGGATTGATATCTGTATTAGTACACTTGTTACGCATGCGCCACATATATGTAGTACCAGATGTTAGGCCTGTTCTTGTGCGAGACACAGCCGAGCCACTCAAACCTGTTACAACACTTGTCCATGCAGTAGCTGCCACAGTTTTGAACTGGATATCATAAGTTGAAATATTAGAACCGCCAGTCCAGTTAAACGTTACAGCCGAAGTGGTAATTCCCGACGTAAACAAACTTGACGGTTGGCTACAAGCAAATGTATCCACAGTCGTAAAATTACTTGTAACATACGCCTGAACATCACCATTGCTACATACAGTTCTTATACGCCAATCATAAGAGGTATTCGCGGTTAGAGTATTTAATCTATACGAAGTTACAGCTTTAGCCAAAGTTACAGCAGTCCCCCATGTGGTTGCTGCACTCGTTTTATATGATATTTGCATGTTCTTCAAACCCGTAGTATCCAATGTCCAACCCAATGTAGCACCAGAAGCTGTTAGGTTTGTAGCTGTTAGGCTTGCAGGTGAGTTGCAAGCCGCAGCGTTAGTTGTAGAGAATGAACTTGTTACAAAATTTTGTACATCATTATTGCTACAAATAGTTCTGATTCTCCAATCATAAGAAGTTGTTGCGGTAAGGCCTGTCAACCTATAAGATGTCGTAGCTTTTGTGATAGCAATCGCCGAACTCCAAGTAGCAGACGAACTCAGTTTATAGTACAATTGCATGCTCTTTAAGCCTACGGTATCTATGCTCCAGCCTAATGTTGCGCCCGTAGAAGTAATACTTGTCGCCGTTAAACTTGTAGGGTAGTTACAAGCATTTACATTCGTAGTAGTAAAAGATGCCGTTACAAATGCTTGCACATCACCATTGCTACATACAGTTCTTATGCGCCAATCATAAGAGGTGTTCACAGCCAATGTGCTCAAACGATAACTTGTAGCCCCTTTAGCTAATGTTACCGCTGTGCCCCATGTCGTTCCTGCACTCGTTTTATACGATATTTGCATGTTCTTCAAACCCGTAGTATCCAAGCTCCAATTCAATGTCGCTCCATTGGAGGTAGTATCGGAGACAAACAAACCCGTAGCACTTTGACAAGCTCCGACAGATGTTGTAAGGAAACTTGATGCCGTTACAAATGCTTGCACATCGCCATTGCTACATACAGTTCTTATGCGCCAATCATAAGAGGTGTTCACAGCCAATGTGCTCAAACGATAACTTGTAGCCCCTTTAGCTAATGTTACTGCCGTACCCCATGTACTTGATGATGTTAATTTGTAAGAAATCTGTACAGAACCTAAGCCCGTGGTATCCAAGCTCCAATTCAATGTCGCTCCGTTAGCAGTCAAATCACTTGTATGTAAACTTGTTGGAGACTGACACGCAACTTCAGCTGTTGTTGTAAAGTCTGCACCGTTCACCCAAGGAGACACATCACCGTTAGAGCATACACTACGAACACGCCACATGTAAGTAGTAAGCTGGATTAATGTAGTAAGCCTGCGAGAGGTAGTTGCACTAGAAAGTCCCGAAATTCTTGTCCATGTAGTGGCTGCACTTGTCTTGTATTCTATATCAAAAGTAGCAATACTTGTTCCGCCAACCCAAGTCAAATCTGCGCCATTACTTGTAATATCAGCCGTTGCCAAACTAGTTGGTTGACTACACGCAAAAGTCCCTTTTGTCGTAAATTCATTTGATTGGATCCAATTGTTCACAGTATTGTTACTACAAGTACTCCTAATTCTCCAAACATAAGGAGTAGAAGGAGACAAGGTAGATACCCGAATATTCAGAGCTGTTTTTGCTAAACTCGTGGATACATTGGTCCAAGTCGTTGCAGCAACAGTTTTAATTTGCACCTCAAACTTACTAACATTTGTGTTATCTATAGCCCAGTTAAGCGTAGCTCCCGTACCCGTTACGCTACTTGTATCCAAACCAGAAGGAGAAGCACAAACAGTTGTAAAATTAGCTCCGAGAATCCAATCATTATTTTGGTCTCCGTTTGTACATTCATTTTTCATTCTCCACTCGTAGGTCACGCCAGAAGACAAAAAATTAACGGTATAGGTACTAAGCGCACCACTAACATTTATCGCGGTCCAAGAGTTGCTTGGAGAAGATGTATTCCGAACTGCTAATGTGTATTGTCCGACTAAAGAAGTAGGAGTCCAATTAAATACCGCCCCATTAGATGTAATGGTTCCAAGACTAAGGCCAGATGGATCAGCACAATACGGTGTCGCTAAGGTTGTAAATACACCTGCATTTCTCCACGGATTCACATTTCCTGACAAACATGTATCAAGAACTTGCCATTCATAGGTAGTACTCAACTTCAAATCTGAAAGTCTTACAGTAGTATCTGTAGATACGGAAAGCGGATAGTAATTCCATGTTGACGATACAATATCTTTCACTCGTACAGCAAAGCCTTTTGCTGACACTTTATTCCAATTAAGTGTAGCCCCTTTTCCTGTAATGTCAGTAGTAGAAAATATAGTTGGCGACTGACAATTTGTGGTAAATGTTCCTCCTGAAACCCATGGCTGTCTATCTGCATTAGTGCAATGAGTCCTTACTTTCCAAAAATATTCTGTATTAGGAAGCAAATTGGATGCTCTAAGTGACAAAACTTTTTTAAACTTAATAAATAAAATAGCTCCTGAAGATCCTCCTTTTCTAAATTCAACCTCATAATATTTGACAGTAGATGATGTATCAGCTACCCAATTTAAGGTTGCACCAGTGTCAGCAACTTGCGTTACACTCAAAGATGAAGGCGAGCTGCAATACTCGGTACTATTTGTTGTAAAATCTGGGCCATAGTATTTTGAAGAAGGTATATCCCCATTGTTACAAACAGTCTGAATATACCAAGAGTAGGTTGTATTCGGTCGTAAATCATATGCCCTGACACTAGTGGAATCACCTGGCACACTTGGCCACAAATACCAACTTCCCGTGCCAGTTTTAGTATAAAGTTGCGATTTTTTCGTATTGGTTGTCGGATCCCAATTAAAACGTGCGCCTACATTGGTAATTCTATCCACACTCAGATTCGTGGGAACTGAGCATGCAGGCTCAGTAGGTGTAACAAAATTTGTACCATTCACAGCAACTTTATCACCATTAGTACATATCCCATTTACAACCCACTGATACGTTTGACCAGCAACTAAGTTGGTCATTCGCTTACTATAAGTCATTTGAGCTGGCAATACTCCAGTAGAAAACCAACTACCTCCTAATATACGGTAACGAACTTCATAACTTGTAAGGTTATCAACAGTCGATTCCCAGTTGAATGTTGCTCCTACTGATGTCACCTCTGTTGCATTAAGATTAAACGGAAAACCGCAAGTTGGAGTGCTTGTTGTACGTATATACCCTGCATAAACGTACGCCGACTTTGTTCCGCCGCAAGTAGATCTAACCCTTATTTGATACGTTTTATTTGGGGAAAGTGCAACATCTTTACCGATTCGATAGCTTGTCGCCGAACCACTAATGGCTGAACTCGCAGTAACCCAAGTAGATGATAATGAATCTCTTGTGTTTACTTCATAGTAAGTTACAGAAGACGGGCTTGCCGTCCAATTCAATGTAACCGCAGAGCCTGTTACATCCGTAAAACTAAATCCTGTGGGCGGTGAGCACTGAGCCGTTGCTACTGATACAGTAGCAAGCAAACCTGCGGCAACCATCACACAGGAAACCCAAAACGCTCGAGCACGTTTTTTAACTGTGTAAATCATTGGCTTTTCCATATTTATTAAATTTTAATGTTAATGCTTCTCTTTGGCAAAACTACTATTTTTTTAGCTTAACCAAGATATATTATATATTAAAAAATTATTTATGCCATACAACGCCTTGGTTCATACCCAAAAGATTATAATACACAATATAATTATCTTTCTTTTTTTCATCTATACCAACACAAAAGCAAATGTAAACAATTTTGAAAAAAATTTTATTTTTTCACGAAAAACTATTTTTAAAAAACGGAATAAAACCAGCCACAAATTCAATGTTGCAGTTATCGTCATTCCCATAATTTATTAACACTATCAAAAGCAATAAAAAAAACTCACCTTGCTATTGCATTGCGCATAACAAGGTGAGTTTTCTATGTTTATTACAAACTTAATTCAGCCGATTACTTTTGTTGTCTCAAAAGGTTAAGAGCCGAACCCGCTTTGAACCAGCCAATTTGACCGTCGTTGTAGCTGTGGTTTGCTTTGATTTCCTCTTTCGAGCCATCCGCGTGGTTAAGTACCACTGTAAGCTGTACGCCAGGAGCAAATGAAGTCAAACCTACTATGTCCAACACGTCGTTTTCTTGGATTTTGTCGTAGTCAGCAGGGTTTGCAAACGTAAGAGCCAACATACCTTGTTTTTTAAGGTTTGTTTCGTGGATACGAGCAAATGATTTTACCAATACAACTCTTACGCCCAAATGACGTGGCTCCATCGCTGCGTGCTCGCGTGAAGAACCTTCGCCGTAGTTTTCGTCACCTACCACGATAGAACCTACACCAGCCGCTTTGTAAGCGCGTTGTACTGCTGGAACTGCATCATAAGCACCAGTCAATTGGTTTTTAACGCTGTTTGCTTTTTCGTTAGCAAAGTTTGTAGCACCAATCAACAAGTTGTTAGAGATGTTGTCCAAGTGGCCACGGAATTTCAACCAAGGACCAGCCATAGAGATGTGGTCAGTAGTACATTTTCCTTTGGCTTTGATAAGAAGTTTCAAACCTGAAAGGTCTGTACCTTCCCAAGCCTTGAACGATTCGAGCAATTGCAAACGAGTAGAAGTAGGAGCTACTACCACTTGTACGCCAGAGCCGTTAGCCGCAGGAGCTTGATAACCTGGGTCTTCTACTGAGAAGCCTTTTACTGGCAACTCGAAACCTTTTGGTTCGTCAAGTTTCACTGCTACGCCGTCTTCGTTGATAAGCGTGTCTGTAAGTGGGTTGAAGCCCAAATCACCAGCGATAGCCAAAGCCGTTACGATTTCTGGCGATGCCACGAAAGCGTAAGTATTTGGGTTGCCGTCCTGACGTGCTTTGAAGTTACGGTTGAACGAGTGAATAATGGTGTTTTTCTCTTGCTTGTCAGCACCTGTACGCGCCCACATACCGATACATGGACCGCAAGCGTTAGCAAATACTTCAGCACCGATTTTATTGAATGTTTCTACATAACCATCTTTAGCGATAGTGTAACGAACCAATTCAGAACCTGGTGTGATGGTAAATTCACCTTTAGTTTTCAATTTTTTAGCTGCTACTTGTTCAGCCAAAGAAGCTGCGCGAGAAATATCTTCGTAAGAAGAGTTGGTACATGAACCAATCAAACCAACATCAACTTTCATTGGCCAGCCGTTAGCCAAAGCTACTTCTTTCAATTTAGAAATAGGTGTAGCCAAATCAGGCGTAAATGGGCCGTTTACGTAAGGCTCAAGTTCAGACAAATTGATTTCGATTACTTCGTCGAAGTAAGCCGAAGGATTTGCATACACTTCAGGGTCAGCAGTCAAGTGTGCTTTTACAGTGTTGGCCAAATCAGCTACGTCTGCGCGGCTTGTTGCACGCAAATAACGCTCCATAGACTCATCGTAACCGAATGTAGAAGTAGTTGCACCCACTTCAGCACCCATGTTACAGATAGTACCTTTAC is a genomic window of Flexibacter flexilis DSM 6793 containing:
- a CDS encoding NAD(P)H-dependent glycerol-3-phosphate dehydrogenase translates to MNTSLDTVPRVAVVGGGSWATAIVKILCEQSVKIRWWLRKPEDVAHISHYHHNPSYLTDVQIDTHKVEAHSDLKYVLSEADFVVLAVPAAFVQSALQGIDSEDLQGKVIVSAIKGMIPERNILVTDYVEQYYNVPPEQLCIIAGPCHAEEVALERQSYLTIAGYQKETAERFAALLNCRYIKATVNTDLYGVEYAAVIKNIVAIACGICHGLNHGDNFQAVLVSNAMQEIKCFLDTRFPLQRDVNSSAYMGDLLVTAYSQFSRNRTFGNMIGRGYSVKSAQVEMNMIAEGYYAVQSLYQVNQKYGAQMPIMEAVYKILYEKKSAQKEIDKLRKQLS
- a CDS encoding T9SS type A sorting domain-containing protein, whose protein sequence is MTNLVAGQTYQWVVNGICTNGDKVAVNGTNFVTPTEPACSVPTNLSVDRITNVGARFNWDPTTNTKKSQLYTKTGTGSWYLWPSVPGDSTSVRAYDLRPNTTYSWYIQTVCNNGDIPSSKYYGPDFTTNSTEYCSSPSSLSVTQVADTGATLNWVADTSSTVKYYEVEFRKGGSSGAILFIKFKKVLSLRASNLLPNTEYFWKVRTHCTNADRQPWVSGGTFTTNCQSPTIFSTTDITGKGATLNWNKVSAKGFAVRVKDIVSSTWNYYPLSVSTDTTVRLSDLKLSTTYEWQVLDTCLSGNVNPWRNAGVFTTLATPYCADPSGLSLGTITSNGAVFNWTPTSLVGQYTLAVRNTSSPSNSWTAINVSGALSTYTVNFLSSGVTYEWRMKNECTNGDQNNDWILGANFTTVCASPSGLDTSSVTGTGATLNWAIDNTNVSKFEVQIKTVAATTWTNVSTSLAKTALNIRVSTLSPSTPYVWRIRSTCSNNTVNNWIQSNEFTTKGTFACSQPTSLATADITSNGADLTWVGGTSIATFDIEYKTSAATTWTRISGLSSATTSRRLTTLIQLTTYMWRVRSVCSNGDVSPWVNGADFTTTAEVACQSPTSLHTSDLTANGATLNWSLDTTGLGSVQISYKLTSSSTWGTAVTLAKGATSYRLSTLAVNTSYDWRIRTVCSNGDVQAFVTASSFLTTSVGACQSATGLFVSDTTSNGATLNWSLDTTGLKNMQISYKTSAGTTWGTAVTLAKGATSYRLSTLAVNTSYDWRIRTVCSNGDVQAFVTASFTTTNVNACNYPTSLTATSITSTGATLGWSIDTVGLKSMQLYYKLSSSATWSSAIAITKATTSYRLTGLTATTSYDWRIRTICSNNDVQNFVTSSFSTTNAAACNSPASLTATNLTASGATLGWTLDTTGLKNMQISYKTSAATTWGTAVTLAKAVTSYRLNTLTANTSYDWRIRTVCSNGDVQAYVTSNFTTVDTFACSQPSSLFTSGITTSAVTFNWTGGSNISTYDIQFKTVAATAWTSVVTGLSGSAVSRTRTGLTSGTTYMWRMRNKCTNTDINPWVNGTNFATLAPRFGDESFANNWTETINLYPNPSGGLVNIGVETSNELPIEITVLNALGQQVMSRNVTFTNDNNTTEFNLTALPAGMYFVKMKSAQKVVTRQLILENR
- a CDS encoding aconitate hydratase, with translation MAFDIEMIKATYARMGERVEAARKVVGRPLTLTEKILYSHLSEGLSTQKYERGKSYVDFNPDRVAMQDATAQMALLQFMTAGKDRVAVPSTVHCDHLIQAKVTASTDLAVANKENEEVYNFLSSVSNKYGIGFWKPGAGIIHQVVLENYAFPGGLMIGTDSHTVNAGGLGMIAIGVGGSDAMDVMAGMPWELKMPKLIGVKLTGKLSGWASAKDVILKVAGILTVKGGTDKVIEYFGEGAESLSCTGKGTICNMGAEVGATTSTFGYDESMERYLRATSRADVADLANTVKAHLTADPEVYANPSAYFDEVIEINLSELEPYVNGPFTPDLATPISKLKEVALANGWPMKVDVGLIGSCTNSSYEDISRAASLAEQVAAKKLKTKGEFTITPGSELVRYTIAKDGYVETFNKIGAEVFANACGPCIGMWARTGADKQEKNTIIHSFNRNFKARQDGNPNTYAFVASPEIVTALAIAGDLGFNPLTDTLINEDGVAVKLDEPKGFELPVKGFSVEDPGYQAPAANGSGVQVVVAPTSTRLQLLESFKAWEGTDLSGLKLLIKAKGKCTTDHISMAGPWLKFRGHLDNISNNLLIGATNFANEKANSVKNQLTGAYDAVPAVQRAYKAAGVGSIVVGDENYGEGSSREHAAMEPRHLGVRVVLVKSFARIHETNLKKQGMLALTFANPADYDKIQENDVLDIVGLTSFAPGVQLTVVLNHADGSKEEIKANHSYNDGQIGWFKAGSALNLLRQQK